From the genome of Venturia canescens isolate UGA chromosome 11, ASM1945775v1, whole genome shotgun sequence:
ATACAAGACAAAAGCGTTAAttagaataaaaacaattttttttttttctctttgttaattttgtacaattaaattccgaaaattgagaaattaaaaattatctcagacagagaatttgcaacgttttcgggtctctcgggtctttttctcgccagatccgattaaacaaagcaagacaatattaaaatcaaaatacaaattttattttccgcgagccaaagtgctaaatcttctttatttttgttaaatatcgatcaaaattgaataaaatcgattattttattattttcacaaaattaacggtgtccgcgtttccttcatacctgctccttattattaaggttgctcgaaccgacgcgtggcggcgttcaggccaggtcggcaagagcgtttcgttacaactggcgcccaacgtggggcagGTATCGCAGGGGGACGTGGAAGTTTTGCTTAACTGAAAATCATTGGTTGTacaaaaatggcggaaaagaCCGAGAGAAACGAAACAGCGAGAGATTCCGGGTTTCAGAATCCCGAGGACGATGGTGCaggtgttcgaaatgtcgattTAACTACCTCGATTCCTCCTCCAGGAGCGGGGGATATTTTTAACGAATCTCGGGGTAATTTTGGGTTACAGTTGGagaaaattgacgaaaatccCGGGGATATTAAATTAGAGGAGTTTGGCACTCCCGGATCAAATAGGGGAAAAATAGAATTTGGCGAATTAAATCACGAATTGTTAATGAGTTTAATAGATGCAATGAAAGAGATGAAGACTCAAGTGCAGAGCATGGCAAACGAGATCGCCCGAAACAATCAggcaaacattgatttgaggtCTGAATTCACAGAGAAATTCAAGACAATGCAAGCCACGATCGCTAGTGAGGTGCACCAAATATATGAACCAATTAAACGACATGTAACGGGCTTGACAAAAATAGTACAGGACAACGAGTCAAAAAGTGCTGTAACCGAGGTCAATGTGGCGCAAATGCAACTGGATGTGAGCGCAATCAGAGAAAGGGTTGAAAATCTCGAACAGAAagacaaaattcaaagtcccAATACGGAGAGCACACGGATCGTCCCAAAACCGAGCAAAGAAGTTTCTGACGACGAATCCGATGATGAACaagaagaggaaagaagaGAACGGATTCGGACGATGCTGCCGATGGACATGCATccgaataaaatcaaaatcaaacCTCCCACATATGATGGatcagagaaaaagagaccgATGAAATTCATCAAGGAATTTCGGAGGTATTGTGAGGTCACCAATCCGACCGTCACggagatgaaatatttgctgGGGCAATGCCTCGAGAAGGCAGCCAAGGAATGGTGGGTACTCAtcgaggaccgcgttgaagaTTTTGATGAAGTGGAGAAGAAATTCGTGGAGCGATTCTGGAGTATGGATGTGcagagaaaagtgagaaaggACCTCGAGTTTGGACACTACTCGGATAAGGACAATAAAATATCCAAGGTGGAGTACACGATCCACATCTTCGGAGCCGCTAAGGATCTCATTCCTCCTCCCAGTGATGAGGATATAATTGCGTCACTCTCGCAACACTATACGGACGAAATCCAAGCAACAATAATCAGCCGAGGATTCAAAACTCTAGAACAATTAATTGAATTCCTGGGGAAAATGGATCGGCACGGACCGATTAATTCGAAAAAGGAGAAGGAAGCCGCTCAATCTTCCCcaaatcaaaatcaaaataaaaacgagcagAGACCGTTCCGTATGCCGCAGCAAAATAATTGGAATAACCAAGGAGGttatcaaaataattccaACCGTGGCAACCCGAATTggaatcaaaataatcgacCGAATGGGGGatacaacaacaacagctgGAACAATCAACAGAATCGAAATTACCAGCAGAATTATAATCGGCCCAATAACGGTCATTATCAACAGAATTACAACCAGCGGCAAAACAACGGATATCCTCAACAAAATCGCTATAACGGAAACTACAATCAACAAAATGGTTATAATCGCCcaaatcaaaatcaaaattcgagaCCTCAACAAAACAATGGAGGATACAGACCGCCAAATAACTCGAATAATCACCAGCAGAATAATCCTCCAGAACAACAAATTCAAGCAATAGAGGTTCATCAAGAACCACAGCCATCGACTTCTCAAGcgggaaacgaataaacgttgtacccgtgctcgaaaaaaatgatcaaataaaaggaaaaggaaacgaacgaggtacaacggtggaagaagaaaagaaagacaaTTCGCAGGATGGTTTATCGGAGGACCTCCAACAAAGAAgcgaaacaaacaaaacagAGGAAATTAAAGTGGCCATCAACACGATTTTTACGGAtacaagagaatttttaatggAAGAGGAAATAAATGGAGAAGCGGTGCCTATAATAGAATGTCCAGAAATCTATGCTAAGATTGAGGGTATTACAGTGACTGCGTTAGTTGATTCAGGGTCGAGAATTACTACAATTTCAGAGGAATTTTATTTAGAGaacaaagagattttgaaaaattgtccactTTTACCTGTCACGGGAGTGACGGTAAAAGGAGCGATAAagggaaaaatgacaaaagtcaaaaatcaaataatggcGAGAACAGAGATTGGGAAGGTAAAAACGtacgttaaatttttaataattcctgGTTTGATTAGAGACGTTTTGCTCGGTATTGATTCCTTGCAACCGCTCAAAAGTTTGATTAATTTGGAGGAGATGTCTTTACGAGTTAAGTATAACGAAGTTATGGATGTAGTGCCCACAAAGGGGTcaattgaaaaaggaaaaattgttggagtttttgaagaagaagttgaaataaattttgaaaaagaggaATTTGAGGACATTGAAGATAAAGTTAATGGggaatttttgaagaatttgaatgaaattgaa
Proteins encoded in this window:
- the LOC122418357 gene encoding probable cyclin-dependent serine/threonine-protein kinase DDB_G0292550, giving the protein MAEKTERNETARDSGFQNPEDDGAGVRNVDLTTSIPPPGAGDIFNESRGNFGLQLEKIDENPGDIKLEEFGTPGSNRGKIEFGELNHELLMSLIDAMKEMKTQVQSMANEIARNNQANIDLRSEFTEKFKTMQATIASEVHQIYEPIKRHVTGLTKIVQDNESKSAVTEVNVAQMQLDVSAIRERVENLEQKDKIQSPNTESTRIVPKPSKEVSDDESDDEQEEERRERIRTMLPMDMHPNKIKIKPPTYDGSEKKRPMKFIKEFRRYCEVTNPTVTEMKYLLGQCLEKAAKEWWVLIEDRVEDFDEVEKKFVERFWSMDVQRKVRKDLEFGHYSDKDNKISKVEYTIHIFGAAKDLIPPPSDEDIIASLSQHYTDEIQATIISRGFKTLEQLIEFLGKMDRHGPINSKKEKEAAQSSPNQNQNKNEQRPFRMPQQNNWNNQGGYQNNSNRGNPNWNQNNRPNGGYNNNSWNNQQNRNYQQNYNRPNNGHYQQNYNQRQNNGYPQQNRYNGNYNQQNGYNRPNQNQNSRPQQNNGGYRPPNNSNNHQQNNPPEQQIQAIEVHQEPQPSTSQAGNE